A single Mixta calida DNA region contains:
- a CDS encoding helix-turn-helix transcriptional regulator, with the protein MKIILCSDNFFFAQGAAALLQSAGHETWDFFYHPEKALPDDPNEEFTLIVDTSERKRLRQLFSRLEGRSLRIFFITDELFYKNDLSGLVQGVIARKVDAQGLLAALDEEKAGAKPLEFLLTIQQRKVLQYLLRGIPPGMVARLMNISVKTVSAHKRKVLMNLGLKKMNARAFSCLGDFFYKSLLISEHHRPKKSKHFVNQAVY; encoded by the coding sequence ATGAAAATCATTTTATGTTCTGACAATTTCTTTTTTGCACAGGGCGCTGCGGCTCTGCTGCAGTCGGCCGGCCACGAGACCTGGGATTTTTTTTATCATCCTGAAAAAGCGCTTCCTGACGATCCGAATGAGGAATTTACCCTGATTGTCGATACCAGTGAGAGAAAACGGCTGCGTCAGCTTTTCTCCCGGCTGGAGGGGCGGTCATTACGCATCTTCTTTATTACTGACGAACTGTTCTATAAAAACGATTTGAGCGGTCTTGTGCAGGGCGTCATAGCGCGAAAAGTTGACGCCCAGGGATTGCTGGCCGCACTGGATGAAGAAAAGGCTGGCGCAAAGCCTCTGGAGTTTCTGCTGACCATACAGCAGCGGAAGGTATTGCAGTATCTGTTGCGGGGTATCCCTCCGGGCATGGTTGCGCGACTGATGAACATTTCCGTGAAAACCGTTTCCGCGCATAAGCGTAAAGTATTAATGAATTTAGGATTGAAAAAGATGAATGCACGCGCGTTCAGCTGCCTCGGCGATTTTTTCTATAAATCCCTGCTGATTTCAGAGCATCACCGGCCAAAAAAAAGTAAGCACTTTGTTAACCAGGCCGTCTATTAA
- a CDS encoding zinc-dependent alcohol dehydrogenase: MKALTYHGPHRVKVDNVPDPGLEAPDDIILRVTATAICGSDLHLYRGKIPGTSHGDIFGHEFMGEVVEAGSAVTAVQKGDRVVVPFVIACGDCFFCRLQEFAACETTNPGRGAILNKKQITSPAALFGFSALYGGVPGGQAEYVRVPKANTGPFKVPQILADDKVLFLSDILPTAWQAVKNAQVTKGSSLAIFGAGPVGLLTAACARMLGAEKIFMVDHHPYRLAFAQERYDVIPINFDENDDPAAFIIENTVNHRGVDAVVDAVGFEAKGSLTETVMTNLKLEGSSGKALRQCIAAVRRGGIVSVPGVYAGFIHGFLFGDAFDKGLTFKMGQTHVQAYLPELLDLIEQGLIKPEEIITHHMPLERAEEAYKIFEKREEECRKVILVPGLTETLRHV, from the coding sequence ATGAAAGCACTGACTTATCATGGCCCCCATCGTGTCAAAGTTGATAATGTTCCCGATCCTGGCCTGGAAGCGCCGGATGACATCATTCTACGCGTTACCGCTACCGCTATTTGCGGTTCCGATCTGCATCTCTATCGCGGCAAAATTCCTGGCACCTCTCATGGGGATATCTTTGGCCATGAGTTTATGGGGGAAGTGGTGGAAGCGGGATCCGCAGTGACGGCGGTGCAGAAAGGGGATCGCGTAGTGGTGCCTTTTGTTATCGCCTGCGGCGACTGTTTCTTTTGTCGCTTGCAAGAGTTTGCCGCCTGTGAGACGACCAATCCCGGCCGTGGGGCGATCCTGAATAAGAAACAGATCACTTCTCCGGCGGCGCTGTTTGGCTTCAGCGCACTGTATGGCGGCGTGCCGGGCGGACAGGCGGAATATGTACGCGTGCCGAAAGCGAACACCGGACCGTTTAAAGTACCGCAGATCCTGGCGGACGATAAAGTGCTGTTCCTCTCTGATATCCTGCCTACCGCCTGGCAGGCGGTGAAAAACGCACAGGTAACCAAAGGCAGCAGCCTGGCGATTTTCGGCGCCGGTCCGGTGGGACTGTTGACCGCCGCCTGCGCGCGTATGCTGGGCGCGGAAAAAATCTTCATGGTGGATCACCATCCCTATCGACTCGCCTTTGCGCAGGAGCGCTACGACGTTATTCCCATCAACTTTGATGAAAATGACGATCCGGCGGCCTTTATCATTGAAAACACCGTTAACCATCGCGGCGTTGACGCAGTTGTCGATGCGGTCGGCTTTGAAGCGAAAGGCAGCCTGACCGAAACCGTGATGACCAACCTGAAGCTGGAGGGCAGCAGCGGCAAAGCGCTGCGTCAGTGCATCGCGGCGGTAAGGCGCGGCGGCATCGTCAGCGTGCCGGGCGTGTATGCAGGTTTTATCCACGGCTTCCTGTTTGGCGACGCCTTTGATAAAGGGCTGACCTTTAAAATGGGGCAGACGCACGTTCAGGCTTACCTGCCGGAGTTGCTGGACCTGATTGAGCAGGGGCTGATTAAACCCGAAGAGATTATTACACATCATATGCCGCTGGAGCGAGCGGAGGAGGCGTACAAGATCTTTGAAAAACGCGAAGAAGAGTGCCGCAAGGTGATTCTGGTGCCAGGACTGACTGAAACGCTGCGCCACGTATAA
- a CDS encoding CinA family protein, protein MNEQLRQAASELGEWLTEAGVKLATAESCTGGLVSMAMCSASSSADYFSSGFVTYTNDAKMRLLKVDQRTLEKYTAVSQATAREMAAGAKAQSGESVSLSVTGYAGPDDGPDGTPAGTIWFGWGFPNGTIKAEIKHFSGDSESVINQAALFTLTRLKELLQENN, encoded by the coding sequence ATGAATGAACAATTACGTCAGGCGGCTTCAGAATTAGGGGAATGGCTTACCGAGGCCGGGGTTAAGTTGGCGACGGCGGAATCCTGCACCGGCGGGCTGGTCAGCATGGCGATGTGTTCCGCCAGCAGCAGCGCGGACTATTTCAGCAGCGGCTTCGTGACCTATACCAATGACGCCAAAATGCGTCTGCTAAAGGTCGATCAGCGGACGCTGGAGAAATACACCGCCGTCAGCCAGGCGACGGCGCGTGAGATGGCGGCTGGCGCAAAAGCGCAGTCCGGTGAATCGGTCAGCCTGTCGGTGACCGGCTATGCCGGTCCTGACGACGGCCCGGACGGCACCCCGGCAGGCACTATCTGGTTTGGCTGGGGGTTTCCCAACGGTACGATAAAGGCGGAGATAAAGCATTTCAGCGGCGACAGCGAATCAGTAATCAATCAGGCGGCGCTGTTTACCCTTACCCGTCTGAAAGAGCTGCTTCAGGAAAATAACTAG
- a CDS encoding autotransporter outer membrane beta-barrel domain-containing protein translates to MENRNATIPLLYRLNPLSAFIQRRLAFTGALSLPLMLFTPFIVQATEYGSITVGKEATLQLSPGDSVTVAGSEKHLCGICNAAGASDSTLTLGDSVTINVDGPMARGIRLQGNNAQLQANQLRITANGINGIEADARNVSLNLGHASRIELTTNLGWGNGIALSRASTLEADALSIITHDLATGLYIYHAGSQADLGNNSYIQTNGNQASGIFISGMEYNGLNTPASLKANQLYIETAGNAAPGINIQPNSVVDLGKQSIITTQGEAAIGIWTLGELTAEALEVRTAGGELANAIRVNGQGVANIGPGSALYTEKSGALVAMGSTAAIYFNGSPTQRNTIVSGGTYAVSAQFAGANVNLSYADIHAISDTDGTIALWAFGGGNIMGDNLSIVGNTATTGAYAMSDSEIALTGKTVIRMASPLEIALGTEGSEEAGAGRITLNGQADIVGSVRATGGAIALDMASGSQLTGVAFSDSANGAILDMKMDQSRWSMVADSVVDSLTLNDSTVDFANDVVGTRLTVGELAGSGTFAMKTDIVALNSDKLVVTGSSAGNHTLLVRNRGDMRTTGQEVLTLVETPDGQANFALSPDRGRVELGGYLYDLRKAGGDWQLYAAGAVDDPAGADPEPTPEPTPEPTPEPTPEPTPEPTPEPTPEPTPEPTPEPTPTPTPTPTPTPITPPDRPDITNAADAGANFLNISYLMNYAEMQSLLQRFGDLRQKQSLGDGWVRGIGGRFDSFASGKLSDFSLSYSGMQFGVDRQLRPDLPVVAGAFMGVTHGNAHYASGSGDQTSSHAGFYLTAMTDSGLWFDGVVKYSRMKSGFNVRDSQGQGVSGYGAANNYNLSLESGKRFALTQAEQGFYLEPQLQLAWSHQQGDTLRASNGLRIDLDGYDSLLGRASALLGYQITQEARQLNLYLKSGVVREFKGDTGYRLNGSPERHSFRGNGWNNGLGVSTQVAGQHLFYLEGDSTTGHQFNQRQFSAGYRFTF, encoded by the coding sequence ATGGAAAATCGCAACGCCACCATACCGCTTCTGTACCGGCTTAATCCGCTCAGTGCGTTTATTCAACGCAGACTTGCCTTTACCGGCGCCTTGTCGCTCCCGTTGATGTTATTTACGCCTTTTATCGTTCAGGCCACAGAGTATGGCTCAATTACCGTTGGAAAAGAGGCGACGCTGCAACTGTCTCCCGGAGACAGCGTGACGGTAGCGGGCAGCGAAAAGCACCTTTGCGGCATCTGCAACGCTGCTGGTGCCAGCGACAGCACGCTGACATTGGGCGATAGCGTGACGATTAATGTAGATGGACCGATGGCAAGAGGCATCAGGCTGCAAGGCAATAATGCGCAGTTGCAGGCGAACCAGCTGAGAATAACGGCGAACGGGATCAATGGCATTGAAGCGGATGCGCGCAATGTGTCGCTGAATTTAGGCCATGCAAGCCGCATTGAATTAACCACCAATTTAGGATGGGGAAATGGCATTGCTCTTAGTCGCGCTTCGACGCTGGAAGCCGATGCGTTATCGATTATTACGCACGACTTAGCGACGGGGTTATACATTTACCATGCTGGCTCGCAGGCTGATTTAGGAAATAACAGCTATATTCAGACGAATGGCAATCAGGCCAGCGGCATATTCATTTCCGGCATGGAATATAACGGACTAAATACGCCAGCCAGCCTGAAGGCGAATCAACTCTATATTGAGACCGCCGGGAACGCTGCCCCGGGTATTAATATTCAACCTAACTCCGTTGTCGATTTAGGAAAACAGAGCATTATAACAACCCAGGGCGAGGCGGCTATTGGTATCTGGACGCTGGGCGAGTTGACGGCAGAGGCGCTGGAGGTCCGCACCGCAGGCGGCGAACTCGCCAATGCAATCAGGGTGAATGGGCAGGGCGTGGCGAACATTGGCCCTGGCAGCGCTCTCTATACGGAAAAAAGCGGCGCGCTGGTCGCCATGGGCAGCACCGCCGCCATTTACTTCAACGGCAGCCCGACGCAGCGTAACACGATTGTTTCCGGCGGCACCTATGCGGTATCAGCGCAGTTTGCAGGCGCCAACGTCAATCTCTCTTATGCCGATATTCACGCCATCAGTGATACTGACGGCACCATCGCGCTTTGGGCATTTGGCGGCGGTAATATTATGGGCGATAACCTTTCCATCGTTGGTAATACCGCCACAACGGGCGCTTATGCCATGTCTGACAGTGAAATCGCGCTTACCGGCAAGACGGTGATTCGTATGGCTTCGCCGCTGGAAATAGCGCTGGGCACAGAGGGAAGCGAGGAGGCTGGCGCCGGTCGCATTACCTTAAATGGACAGGCGGATATTGTCGGCAGCGTACGGGCGACAGGCGGCGCCATTGCGCTGGATATGGCGTCAGGTTCACAGCTTACCGGCGTTGCCTTCAGCGACAGCGCCAACGGCGCCATACTGGATATGAAGATGGATCAGAGCCGCTGGAGCATGGTGGCCGACTCCGTGGTAGATAGCCTGACGCTGAACGACAGTACGGTCGACTTCGCAAATGACGTGGTCGGCACGCGGCTGACGGTCGGGGAACTGGCAGGCAGCGGTACTTTTGCGATGAAAACGGATATCGTCGCGCTGAACAGCGATAAGCTGGTGGTTACCGGCAGCAGCGCGGGCAATCATACGCTGCTGGTGCGCAATCGGGGCGATATGCGCACTACCGGGCAAGAGGTGCTGACGCTGGTGGAAACCCCGGATGGTCAGGCGAATTTCGCTTTATCGCCGGACAGGGGCAGGGTGGAACTGGGCGGTTATCTTTATGACCTGCGTAAAGCGGGCGGCGACTGGCAGCTTTATGCCGCTGGTGCAGTCGACGATCCCGCCGGGGCCGATCCTGAACCGACGCCGGAACCGACACCGGAGCCTACGCCGGAACCGACACCGGAGCCTACGCCGGAACCGACACCGGAGCCTACGCCGGAACCGACGCCGGAACCGACACCGGAACCGACGCCGACACCGACACCGACACCGACACCGACACCCATCACGCCTCCCGACAGGCCAGATATCACCAACGCGGCGGATGCGGGCGCTAATTTCCTGAATATCAGCTATCTGATGAACTATGCGGAGATGCAATCGCTGTTGCAGCGCTTTGGCGACCTGCGCCAGAAGCAGTCGCTCGGCGACGGCTGGGTGAGAGGCATCGGCGGACGCTTTGACAGCTTCGCCAGCGGCAAACTGAGCGATTTCAGCCTGAGCTATTCCGGCATGCAGTTCGGCGTCGACCGACAGTTAAGGCCGGATCTGCCGGTCGTAGCGGGTGCCTTTATGGGCGTCACTCACGGCAACGCTCATTACGCCAGCGGCAGCGGCGACCAAACTTCCAGCCATGCGGGTTTTTATCTCACTGCGATGACCGACAGCGGCCTGTGGTTTGACGGCGTGGTGAAATATTCACGCATGAAAAGCGGCTTCAACGTCAGGGATTCGCAGGGACAGGGCGTCAGCGGCTATGGCGCGGCGAATAACTACAACCTGTCGCTGGAGAGCGGCAAACGCTTCGCTCTGACGCAGGCGGAACAGGGCTTTTATCTGGAGCCGCAGTTGCAGCTTGCCTGGAGCCATCAGCAGGGGGATACGCTACGCGCATCAAATGGCCTGCGCATCGACCTCGACGGCTACGATTCGCTGTTGGGACGCGCCAGCGCGCTGCTCGGCTATCAAATCACGCAGGAGGCGCGCCAGCTGAATCTCTACCTGAAAAGCGGCGTGGTGCGGGAATTCAAAGGCGACACCGGCTATCGTCTGAACGGCTCGCCGGAGCGCCACAGTTTCCGCGGCAACGGCTGGAATAACGGGCTGGGCGTCAGCACGCAGGTCGCCGGGCAGCACCTGTTTTACCTTGAAGGAGACAGCACCACCGGTCACCAGTTTAATCAGCGACAGTTCAGCGCGGGCTACCGCTTTACCTTTTAA
- a CDS encoding alpha/beta fold hydrolase: MNKLTSLAGALALMLAAGNASAASYGEQLEGFPMPYPLQHFTFSSQQQSLSMGYMDVKPVGQANGHVAVLMHGKNFCGATWESTIRALSQQGYRVIAPDQVGFCTSTKPDSYQYSFQQLASNTHQLLKSLGVEKAIVIGHSTGGMLATRYALMYPQQTEKLVMVNPIGLEDWKAKGAPWRTVDEWYQRELKLSAEGIKKYEQQTYYAGNWKPEYDKWVDMLAGLNSGPGHKKVAWNSALIYDMIYSQPVYYELPDLRVPTTLFIGTADTTAIGSDIASPAVKAQLGHYEVLGKEAAKRIPHARLVEFDGMGHAPQMEAPEKFNQALIEDL, translated from the coding sequence ATGAACAAGCTCACCTCCCTGGCCGGCGCGTTGGCGCTGATGCTGGCGGCGGGGAATGCGTCGGCCGCCTCTTACGGCGAGCAGCTGGAAGGCTTTCCTATGCCTTATCCGCTTCAGCATTTCACCTTTTCCTCTCAGCAGCAGTCGCTCAGCATGGGCTATATGGATGTGAAGCCGGTCGGTCAGGCTAACGGGCATGTGGCGGTATTGATGCACGGCAAAAACTTCTGCGGCGCCACCTGGGAAAGCACTATCCGTGCGCTGAGCCAGCAGGGATACCGCGTCATTGCGCCCGATCAGGTGGGCTTCTGTACCTCTACCAAGCCTGACAGCTATCAGTACAGCTTCCAGCAGCTCGCCAGCAACACACATCAGCTGCTCAAGAGTCTGGGCGTGGAAAAAGCGATTGTTATCGGCCACTCCACCGGCGGCATGCTGGCGACGCGTTATGCGCTGATGTATCCGCAGCAGACGGAAAAGCTGGTGATGGTCAATCCGATCGGTCTGGAGGACTGGAAAGCGAAAGGCGCGCCCTGGCGCACGGTGGATGAGTGGTATCAGCGCGAGCTAAAGCTGTCGGCGGAAGGGATCAAAAAGTATGAGCAGCAGACTTACTATGCGGGCAACTGGAAGCCGGAGTATGACAAATGGGTCGATATGCTGGCCGGGCTGAACAGCGGGCCGGGACATAAGAAAGTTGCCTGGAACTCCGCGCTGATCTACGACATGATCTACAGTCAGCCGGTTTACTACGAGCTGCCGGATCTGCGTGTCCCGACCACGCTGTTTATCGGCACCGCCGATACCACCGCCATCGGCAGCGATATCGCGTCACCGGCGGTGAAAGCGCAGCTGGGGCATTATGAGGTATTGGGGAAAGAAGCGGCGAAACGCATTCCCCACGCCCGCCTGGTTGAGTTTGACGGCATGGGACACGCGCCGCAAATGGAGGCGCCGGAGAAGTTTAACCAGGCGCTGATAGAGGATTTATAG
- a CDS encoding dipeptidase: MIKTQTFFDGHNDLLLRLWVNHADNPAQAFFAGLERGHLDYPRMRQGGFAGGLFAVFVPPAVWLAGERKQDLASVQAQHDALAIAEAQIAILQQLADASQGRARLCRTAAEIEQCLQQDVLALVMHIEGAEMLDPELALLDTFYQLGLRSIGPFWNLPNRFGVGVNGGFPGSPDTGDGMTEEGKALIRACNRKRLLIDLSHMNEKAFWQTAELSDAPLVATHSNAHALCAQPRNLTDAQLAAIAHSDGFVGVNFGNAFLRADGQRNADTSLHEIVKHLCWLIDKVGEDRVGFGSDFDGISVPESLGDVTGMPKLFKALTDAGFDEKRLEKLAWRNWLRVLKRTWGQ, encoded by the coding sequence ATGATAAAAACGCAAACCTTTTTTGATGGTCACAACGATCTGCTGCTGCGTCTGTGGGTCAACCACGCGGACAATCCGGCGCAGGCCTTTTTCGCCGGGCTTGAGCGCGGGCATCTTGATTACCCGCGCATGCGTCAGGGCGGCTTCGCCGGCGGCCTGTTCGCCGTCTTCGTGCCGCCCGCCGTCTGGCTGGCGGGCGAGCGCAAGCAGGATCTCGCCAGCGTGCAGGCGCAGCACGACGCGCTGGCGATCGCCGAGGCGCAGATAGCGATTTTGCAGCAGCTGGCGGACGCGTCGCAGGGCCGGGCGCGTCTGTGCCGCACGGCGGCGGAGATCGAGCAATGCCTGCAACAGGATGTGCTGGCGCTGGTGATGCATATTGAAGGCGCCGAGATGCTCGACCCGGAGCTGGCGCTGCTGGACACGTTTTATCAGCTGGGCCTGCGCAGCATCGGGCCGTTCTGGAACCTGCCCAACCGCTTCGGCGTCGGCGTTAACGGCGGCTTTCCCGGTTCGCCCGATACCGGCGACGGCATGACGGAGGAGGGCAAAGCGCTGATTCGCGCCTGCAATCGCAAACGGCTGCTGATCGATCTTTCGCATATGAATGAGAAGGCCTTCTGGCAAACAGCGGAGCTCAGCGATGCGCCGCTGGTGGCGACGCACTCCAACGCGCACGCGCTCTGCGCGCAGCCGCGCAACCTGACCGACGCGCAGCTGGCGGCTATCGCCCACAGCGACGGTTTCGTCGGCGTTAACTTTGGCAACGCCTTTCTGCGCGCCGATGGACAACGCAATGCCGACACGTCGTTGCATGAAATTGTTAAACACCTGTGCTGGCTGATCGATAAAGTGGGAGAAGATCGGGTTGGCTTTGGATCTGATTTTGACGGCATCAGCGTGCCGGAAAGCCTTGGCGACGTAACGGGAATGCCAAAACTTTTCAAGGCGTTAACCGATGCTGGCTTTGATGAGAAACGTCTGGAAAAACTGGCCTGGCGTAACTGGCTGCGGGTGCTGAAGCGCACGTGGGGTCAATAG
- the pqqA gene encoding pyrroloquinoline quinone precursor peptide PqqA: MSAWIKPAFEDLRLGLEVTLYISNR, from the coding sequence ATGTCTGCATGGATCAAACCTGCATTTGAAGATTTACGTCTGGGTCTGGAAGTGACTCTGTACATTTCCAACCGTTAA
- the pqqB gene encoding pyrroloquinoline quinone biosynthesis protein PqqB, with protein MQIKVLGSAAGGGFPQWNCNCHNCQGVRNGTMKTSRRTQSSIAISDNGKDWVLCNVSPDICHQLLASPELNNPDVLRGTGIGAIILTDSQIDHSAGLLNLREGCPHQVWCTEEVHQDLTTGFPVFTMLSHWNGGLVHHPIVPDSPFTVGVCQSLRFTAIPLLSNAPPYSQYRNRPLPGHNVALFVEDGSSGKSLLYAPGLGEPDAALMPWLQKADCLLIDGTLWRDNELAATGVGLNTGKDMGHLALSEEQGLAALLASLPAERKILIHINNTNPILDEESAERQSLTQQGIEVSWDGMLIEV; from the coding sequence ATGCAGATCAAAGTTCTTGGCTCCGCAGCTGGCGGAGGGTTCCCGCAATGGAACTGCAATTGTCACAACTGTCAGGGCGTGCGTAACGGCACGATGAAAACCTCGCGGCGGACGCAATCCTCTATCGCCATCAGCGACAACGGCAAGGATTGGGTATTGTGCAATGTCTCGCCCGATATCTGCCATCAGCTGTTGGCTTCGCCTGAATTGAATAATCCCGACGTGCTGCGCGGCACCGGCATCGGCGCCATTATCCTGACCGACAGCCAGATCGATCACAGCGCGGGCTTACTCAATTTACGTGAAGGCTGTCCGCATCAGGTCTGGTGTACCGAAGAGGTGCATCAGGATCTGACCACCGGCTTCCCGGTATTCACCATGCTTTCTCACTGGAACGGCGGCCTGGTGCATCACCCGATCGTGCCGGACAGCCCGTTTACCGTCGGCGTCTGTCAAAGCCTGCGCTTTACCGCCATTCCGCTGCTGAGCAACGCGCCGCCTTATTCGCAGTACCGCAACCGCCCGCTGCCGGGTCATAACGTGGCGCTGTTTGTGGAAGACGGCAGCAGCGGCAAAAGCCTGCTGTATGCGCCGGGGTTGGGCGAGCCGGACGCGGCGCTGATGCCGTGGCTGCAAAAGGCGGACTGTCTGCTGATCGACGGCACGCTGTGGCGCGACAACGAGCTGGCGGCGACCGGCGTCGGGCTGAATACCGGTAAAGATATGGGCCACCTTGCGCTCTCAGAAGAGCAGGGACTGGCCGCGCTGCTGGCGTCATTGCCGGCGGAACGTAAGATTCTGATTCACATTAACAACACCAATCCCATCCTGGATGAAGAGTCCGCTGAGCGCCAGAGCCTGACGCAGCAGGGTATCGAAGTGAGCTGGGATGGCATGTTGATCGAGGTATAA
- the pqqC gene encoding pyrroloquinoline-quinone synthase PqqC has translation MTQAQPLSPQAFEQALRAKGAYYHIHHPYHIAMHNGKATREQIQGWVANRFYYQTNIPLKDAAIMANCPHPEVRRKWIQRMLDHDGYGGSEGGIEAWLRLGEAVGLKREVVESEALVLPGVRFAVDAYVNFARRANWQEAACSSLTELFAPQIHQARLDSWPQHYPWIEAEGYDYFRSRLGQANRDVEHGLQLALEYCDTVEKQQRMLEILQFKLDILWSMLDAMTMAYDLKRPPYHTVTADLAWHKTRLV, from the coding sequence ATGACGCAGGCACAGCCGCTTTCGCCGCAGGCCTTTGAACAGGCGCTGCGCGCAAAAGGCGCTTACTACCATATTCATCATCCGTACCATATTGCGATGCACAACGGCAAGGCGACGCGCGAGCAGATCCAGGGCTGGGTCGCCAACCGCTTTTACTACCAGACCAATATTCCGCTGAAGGATGCGGCGATCATGGCCAACTGCCCGCACCCGGAAGTGCGCCGCAAATGGATTCAGCGCATGCTCGATCATGACGGCTACGGCGGCAGCGAAGGCGGCATCGAAGCCTGGCTGCGGCTCGGCGAGGCGGTCGGCCTGAAGCGCGAGGTGGTGGAATCGGAAGCGCTGGTGCTGCCCGGCGTGCGTTTCGCCGTTGACGCCTATGTGAACTTCGCCCGTCGCGCCAACTGGCAGGAAGCGGCCTGCAGCTCGCTAACCGAACTGTTCGCGCCGCAGATTCATCAGGCGCGTCTCGACAGCTGGCCGCAGCACTATCCCTGGATCGAAGCGGAAGGCTACGACTATTTCCGCAGCCGTCTGGGACAGGCTAACCGCGATGTGGAGCATGGCCTGCAGCTGGCGCTGGAATATTGCGACACGGTTGAGAAGCAGCAGCGCATGCTGGAAATCTTACAGTTCAAGCTGGATATCCTGTGGAGCATGCTCGACGCCATGACCATGGCCTATGATCTGAAACGCCCGCCTTACCATACGGTGACGGCGGACCTCGCCTGGCATAAAACGAGACTGGTGTAA
- the pqqD gene encoding pyrroloquinoline quinone biosynthesis peptide chaperone PqqD, translated as MDINASQTPLFRRGFRLQWEEAQNCHVILYPEGMARLNGSAAEILLLVDGKRTLGDIIAELNARFPGVPDLGADVTDFFGKAYEQKWIIFRD; from the coding sequence ATGGATATTAACGCTTCACAAACGCCGCTGTTTCGTCGCGGCTTTCGCCTGCAGTGGGAAGAGGCGCAAAACTGCCACGTCATTCTCTACCCTGAGGGCATGGCGCGGCTGAACGGCAGCGCCGCCGAAATCCTGCTGCTGGTGGACGGCAAGCGCACGCTGGGCGATATCATCGCCGAGCTCAACGCCCGTTTCCCCGGCGTGCCCGATCTGGGCGCTGACGTAACCGATTTTTTTGGCAAAGCCTATGAACAGAAGTGGATCATCTTCCGTGACTGA
- the pqqE gene encoding pyrroloquinoline quinone biosynthesis protein PqqE, whose product MNRSGSSSVTERKPGVNPPLWLLAELTYRCPLQCPYCSNPLDFAQQEKELTTEQWIDVFRQARAMGSVQIGFSGGEPLVRKDLPELIAAARGLGFYTNLITSGIGLTEKKLQTFADAGLDHIQISFQASDETLNAALAGSEKAFRQKLEMARAVKAHGYPMVLNFVLHRHNIDQIDRIIELCIELEADDVELATCQFYGWAQLNREGLLPTREQIARAEAVVGQYRERMAASGSLTNLLFVTPDYYEERPKGCMGGWGAIFLSVTPEGTALPCHSARQLPVQFPSVLEQSLDHIWYDSFGFNRYRGFDWMPEPCRSCDEKEKDFGGCRCQAFMLTGNADNADPVCAKSPHHDKILAAREQANCTQMQISQLQFRNRVNSQLIFKANA is encoded by the coding sequence ATGAACAGAAGTGGATCATCTTCCGTGACTGAACGGAAACCCGGCGTTAATCCGCCGCTGTGGCTGCTGGCGGAGCTGACCTACCGCTGTCCGTTGCAGTGCCCTTATTGCTCCAACCCGCTCGATTTCGCGCAGCAGGAGAAAGAGCTGACCACGGAACAGTGGATTGACGTCTTTCGCCAGGCGCGCGCTATGGGCAGCGTGCAGATTGGTTTTTCCGGCGGCGAGCCGCTGGTGCGCAAAGATCTGCCTGAGCTGATCGCCGCCGCGCGCGGCCTCGGTTTCTATACCAACCTGATCACCTCCGGCATCGGGCTGACCGAGAAAAAACTGCAAACCTTCGCCGACGCCGGTCTGGACCATATTCAGATCAGCTTCCAGGCGAGCGATGAGACGCTGAACGCCGCGCTGGCCGGGTCGGAGAAGGCATTCCGACAGAAGCTGGAGATGGCGCGCGCGGTAAAGGCGCACGGTTATCCGATGGTGCTGAACTTCGTGCTGCATCGCCACAATATCGATCAGATCGACCGTATCATCGAGCTTTGCATCGAGCTGGAGGCGGACGACGTCGAGCTGGCGACCTGTCAGTTTTACGGCTGGGCGCAGCTGAACCGCGAAGGGCTGCTGCCGACGCGCGAACAGATCGCGCGTGCGGAAGCCGTTGTGGGTCAGTACCGTGAACGTATGGCGGCCAGCGGCAGTCTGACCAATCTGCTGTTCGTTACGCCCGACTATTATGAAGAGCGACCGAAAGGCTGTATGGGCGGCTGGGGCGCGATTTTCCTCAGCGTGACGCCGGAAGGCACCGCGCTGCCGTGCCACAGCGCGCGCCAGCTGCCGGTGCAGTTCCCGTCGGTGCTGGAGCAGAGCCTGGACCATATCTGGTACGACTCGTTCGGCTTCAACCGCTATCGCGGCTTCGACTGGATGCCGGAACCGTGCCGCTCCTGCGACGAAAAAGAGAAGGATTTCGGCGGCTGCCGCTGTCAGGCCTTTATGCTGACCGGCAACGCGGACAACGCCGATCCGGTCTGCGCCAAATCGCCGCACCACGACAAAATCCTTGCGGCGCGCGAACAGGCTAACTGCACGCAGATGCAAATCAGCCAGCTGCAATTCCGCAACCGCGTTAACTCTCAGCTGATCTTCAAGGCGAATGCCTGA